A window of Rhodothermales bacterium genomic DNA:
GTCCGGCACATACAGATCCGTACGATGCGCCGGAAGCGCTATCATTCACGGTAACCACATCCCCCACGGTCATGATTGACTCCATGCTTTCCCATTACCGCATTGTCGCCGAACTCGGGCGGGGCGGCATGGGCATTGTCTACAAAGCCCAGGACACCAAACTGGACCGCGAGGTGGCCATTAAAGTGCTTCCTGCCAACGCGCTCGCATCGGACGATGACCGCGCCCGCTTCCACCGTGAAGCAAAAGCCGCGGCCGCGCTGAATCATCCCCACATTGCCGCCATCTATGAAATTGACCATGCGGACGGGGAGCATCCGTTCATTGCCATGGAGTTCATTGACGGCGAGACATTGGATGCTCGCGTCAAGAAGGGGCCGCTGAAGCTGAAGGATGCGGTGGACATTGCCTGGCAGATTGCGTCGGCGTTGGGGGCCGCCCACGAAAAAGGCATCGTGCACCGGGACATCAAGAGCGCCAACATCATGCTCACGTCCAAAGGCGTGGTCAAGGTGCTGGATTTCGGGCTGGCCCAGACGTCCGCATCCACGAAGCTGACGCGCATGGGGTCGACGCTCGGGACGGTCGCCTACATGAGTCCCGAGCAGGCGCGCGGGGAGGAAATCGATGCCCGGACCGATCTTTGGGCCCTCGGCGTGACCCTCTACGAGCTCGTCGCGGGCCGCAATCCATTCCACGGGGACTACGAGCAGGCCGTGGTGTACGCCATCCTGAATACGGAGCCGGAGCCGCTGACCGCCGTGCGCACGGGCGTTCCCATGGAACTCGAGCGTATTGTGAACAAGCTGCTGTCCAAGCAGAAGGAATACCGGTACCAGTCGGCTGCCGACTTGCAGGCGGATCTGAAGGCGATGGATGTGCGGGGGAGTGGTCTGAGTCAGCGATCCATGCCGGCCCACACCGGCGGGGTGGCCGCGCCCCTGCCCGGCCTCATGTCCGGTCCCCTCTCCGGATCCTTGCCCCGGTCGAACCGCGGGTTGGCCATGGTGGCGGTGGGCGCTTTGCTGGGCCTGGTGCTGGCCACAGCCGCGTTCCTGGCGCTGTCCGGTTCCGGTACGCCTCTGCCCGCGACGAAGACGGTGGTGGCACAGATCAATCTTCCGTCCGGCATGACGCTGGAACCGGGGCGGTCCGCTCCCCTGGAACTGCACCGGAAGGGGATCGCCCTGTCGCCGGACGGCAATACGCTCGTTTTGGTAGGCTCCTGGCGGGAAACGACCGCCCTGTATCGCCGCGACATGGCCTCGACCGTTTTCGACCGGATTCCCGGCACCGAAGATGCCTACGGCGTGACGTTTTCGCCCGATGGATTGCGCGTGGCCTTTTACGCGAACAACCGGTTGAAAACCGTGCGTCTGGACGGGGGCTCGCCGCGTGATGTGGCAGACGTTTCCCTGCCCTACGGCCTGGTATGGCTGCCGGACGATCAAATCATGTTCCTGAATGCGGAAGGGGGGCGCCTGGAAGTGGTCCCGGCCTCGGGAGGGGAATCCCGCGTGATGGATATCCGATTGCGGGATGACCCGTCCATATCCCTGACAAGTAGTTTCGATCCGATTGACCTGCTGCCGAATGGGCACGTGCTGGGTGATACGGAGATGGGTGTATTCGAATTGGATCCGACCGATGGGACCGCCCGACGGATTCCCGTTGCGACCGCATTCGCCTTGATGGGCGCCGATGGGTCGTTGGTCTACCAGGATGGTAAAGGGTTGTCCGTCGTCCCTTTCGACGTCACGTCAGCCGCTCCTCGCGGTCCGGCCGTGACCCTTTCGGACAGCTTGCTGTCCTTCCGATCAGCACAGTCCCACGTGACAACGGACGACCACGGCAACCTGGTGTACGTCCGGGGGGCGGACTTGCGGCGAACGAAGCTTGGCTGGCTGGACGTGGACACGGGCCAGGTGGAGGATATTGAGGATTTCGCACCTGAAGCGTTCCACGCGTTCATGATCGCCCCGGATGGACGCTCCGTGGCCATTTCCGTCGGGGGTATTTCGTCGGATGAAATATGGAACTACAACCTGGAACGGGGCACCCGGACCATGGTGTCGTCGGGCGGATTCAACAACACCCCGGTCTGGTCGCCTGACGGACTGCACATACAGTACGGAAGCTCATTGGAGGCCGGTTCGGCTGTGCTGGGCGTTTCCGCGGGGGGCCTGTCTGCCCCCGACACGCTGCTCGGGTACGGTCGCGCACCCGAGTGGATGACACCCGACGCGTCCATCCTGGGGGTGATCTATATGACCGGCCGGCAGTGGGGCCTGGGTTACGTCCATCTGGATGACCCCGAGACGGTCCTGCCGATTGCCGATCAACCCGATGTGACGCAGGTGTTGTCGCGTCTTTCCCGCCGGGGCGATCGGGTCGCCTACACCTCGAACGCCAGTGGGGATTACCAGGTCTATGTCCAGCCTTTTCCGCCCACGGGCCAGGTCTGGCAGATTTCGGTTGGCGGGGGCGAGGAGCCCGTTTGGGATCTGGACGATTCCGCCATCTTCTACCGGAACGGCAACGAGCTATTCCGGGTGGATGTGACCGAAACCGCGACCGGCCCGGCGTTTTCCCGCCCGGAAAGCGTGTTCCGCGGCGCATTCCAGAACGTCGCCGGCTACTCCTACGACATTTCCCCGATTGACGGGCGCTTCCTCATCTTGCGCACCGCTTCCGAGGAGCGGCCCATCACGCGCTTGGATGTCATATTGAACTATCCGGCGCTGGTGGAGGAATAGCTCAACGCAGAAACGCCTCCATGTCTGGAAACGCCTGTAGGATACCGTCCTGCGCCATCCAGGCTTCAATGGCGTCGATGTCCATGGGCACGAAGTCCGAGACGATCTCCGCACGGTCCTCGTGGATGATAATGAGGTCCTCAAGCCGGATGTAGATCTGCTCCTCCGGCACGCGCAGCGCCGGCTCGATGGTGAAGACCATGCCGGCCTGCAGGACGCCGCTGTAGTCGCCCACGTCGTGCGTGGCCATGCCGACACCATGACCGAGGGTCGCCCCGTCGCGCGTGGCCCGCTGCTCATAACTGTTCACGTACGACTCGGCGGCCGCGCGGTAGATGTCCTTCGAGAAGGTCCAGTCGTCCAGCATCTGCCGCATTTCGACCACGGCCTCGCGCATGATCTGATTGGGGGTCACACCGGGGCGTATCCGAAGCAGCACCGCCCGGTACGCGCCCAGGTAGAACCCGTAGAGCTCCCGTTGCCAGGTGTTGAACGTGCCGTTGACGGGCATCATCCGCGTCACATCCGACATGTAATACTCGACGTCCGGGGCATAGTCCATGAGAAGGAAATCGCCGTCCTGCATTGTCCGCTGCCCGGCGTTGTAGTGCGGGTAATAGGCGTTGCCGGCGCTGGCCACGAGCGAGTAGTAGGCATCGCCCTGGGCGCCGTTGCGCCAGTAGTGGTACTTGGCGACGGCATCGAGCTCCATTTCTTTCTGGCCGGGAGCCACGGATCGCATGGCTTCCATGAGCGCGATGCCCGACAGACGGGTGGCCTTTCGGATGATCTCCATTTCACGCGGGCTCTTGATGAGGCGCAGGTCGTCCAGGATGGGATTGATGCTTTCCATGTGGAACGTGGGGTACCGCTCGGCGATGAGGCTCATGAAGTGGGCTTCGCGTGAGGGGCGGCCGTCCCACGGGTCGCTCAGCCGGTCCGATACGTGGCGCAGGCCCAGATCGCGGCTCTCGGCCAGACCTTCTGCCGGCTGGAAGAGCGTGTACAGCGTGGGGACCGTGCGACGACGCATCTGGCGTCCCAGGTCTTCGGCGAACTGTTCGGTCGCGGCGACACGGTCCATGCCGGAGAGCTCGCGGACCAGCGTCGCATCTTCAGCAGACAACACGTGGCCTTCGGAGCGCTCCCGGCCTTCGTTGCGGTGGGGGAGGTACAGGGTAGTCGTGCGACTGGCGCCATCCATGATGAGGAGCGCGTGTGCGACCTCTATGCCGGTCAGATAGTAGAACTCGTTCGACTGGCGGAAGCGGGTGTAGCCGCGCGGCGTGGGCTCGCCCTGGAGGACGACGATGGCGTCTGTTCCAATGCGGTCGAAGACGTTGGCGCGGCGCTCGGCGAATTCCGAGGGCGGGAAGTCTTGCGTGAACAGCGGCATGCCGTCCTGGGCAAGGGCGGTGCCGGGCGTGAGGGCGGCGGTGAGCAGAAGAAGGGTCGCGAAGAGGCCGAATGTGGCACGAAGTAAGCGGGTCATGGCGGCGTGTGGCAGGTGGATACGGAGGCAATGTAGCGCGATCGGTGCATGCATTCTGTAGGGAAATCCACCGCGAGGCGTGCATGGGGACTGGACTCCGGGTGTCGCTGTCAATGCAGGAGTGTTTCGCTGGCGAAACACTTTCGGGCAGGTTGTCCGGACTTCAGGCGGGAGCCGTGGGTCCGGAATGGGTGAAAACGGGCTGGAAACGACATTCTGATCGGGGCGTGCCAAAAAGTGGGCTGGGCCGGCACGCAGCTTGCAAGAGAGTGGACAGTTACCAACACACACACACCGACTCTCTCAAGACCATGAAAAACCTCTTCGCTCTCGCTTTCGCCCTGACCTTCG
This region includes:
- a CDS encoding protein kinase, whose amino-acid sequence is MIDSMLSHYRIVAELGRGGMGIVYKAQDTKLDREVAIKVLPANALASDDDRARFHREAKAAAALNHPHIAAIYEIDHADGEHPFIAMEFIDGETLDARVKKGPLKLKDAVDIAWQIASALGAAHEKGIVHRDIKSANIMLTSKGVVKVLDFGLAQTSASTKLTRMGSTLGTVAYMSPEQARGEEIDARTDLWALGVTLYELVAGRNPFHGDYEQAVVYAILNTEPEPLTAVRTGVPMELERIVNKLLSKQKEYRYQSAADLQADLKAMDVRGSGLSQRSMPAHTGGVAAPLPGLMSGPLSGSLPRSNRGLAMVAVGALLGLVLATAAFLALSGSGTPLPATKTVVAQINLPSGMTLEPGRSAPLELHRKGIALSPDGNTLVLVGSWRETTALYRRDMASTVFDRIPGTEDAYGVTFSPDGLRVAFYANNRLKTVRLDGGSPRDVADVSLPYGLVWLPDDQIMFLNAEGGRLEVVPASGGESRVMDIRLRDDPSISLTSSFDPIDLLPNGHVLGDTEMGVFELDPTDGTARRIPVATAFALMGADGSLVYQDGKGLSVVPFDVTSAAPRGPAVTLSDSLLSFRSAQSHVTTDDHGNLVYVRGADLRRTKLGWLDVDTGQVEDIEDFAPEAFHAFMIAPDGRSVAISVGGISSDEIWNYNLERGTRTMVSSGGFNNTPVWSPDGLHIQYGSSLEAGSAVLGVSAGGLSAPDTLLGYGRAPEWMTPDASILGVIYMTGRQWGLGYVHLDDPETVLPIADQPDVTQVLSRLSRRGDRVAYTSNASGDYQVYVQPFPPTGQVWQISVGGGEEPVWDLDDSAIFYRNGNELFRVDVTETATGPAFSRPESVFRGAFQNVAGYSYDISPIDGRFLILRTASEERPITRLDVILNYPALVEE
- a CDS encoding Xaa-Pro peptidase family protein, yielding MTRLLRATFGLFATLLLLTAALTPGTALAQDGMPLFTQDFPPSEFAERRANVFDRIGTDAIVVLQGEPTPRGYTRFRQSNEFYYLTGIEVAHALLIMDGASRTTTLYLPHRNEGRERSEGHVLSAEDATLVRELSGMDRVAATEQFAEDLGRQMRRRTVPTLYTLFQPAEGLAESRDLGLRHVSDRLSDPWDGRPSREAHFMSLIAERYPTFHMESINPILDDLRLIKSPREMEIIRKATRLSGIALMEAMRSVAPGQKEMELDAVAKYHYWRNGAQGDAYYSLVASAGNAYYPHYNAGQRTMQDGDFLLMDYAPDVEYYMSDVTRMMPVNGTFNTWQRELYGFYLGAYRAVLLRIRPGVTPNQIMREAVVEMRQMLDDWTFSKDIYRAAAESYVNSYEQRATRDGATLGHGVGMATHDVGDYSGVLQAGMVFTIEPALRVPEEQIYIRLEDLIIIHEDRAEIVSDFVPMDIDAIEAWMAQDGILQAFPDMEAFLR